One window from the genome of Crassostrea angulata isolate pt1a10 chromosome 2, ASM2561291v2, whole genome shotgun sequence encodes:
- the LOC128172976 gene encoding uncharacterized protein LOC128172976 isoform X1 translates to MQRWKDRAQSQVARSTSPNESQVQTNVPVSEGVSINNDGQNRCCSLEEGQFVKEKVISMYRKLEIILKSDEYLEDLRFELDHSNPNYLTVLQKRIKDMEKSDHGIVVAGETSAGKTTLINKLLNRRLFKGRNLETTSTIIKLRNSERIKIITESDAGKIEEKDFTDKCDLASKDGVKVLRDFLKDMTDMTASQRSAQIRNVDISLPIPFLQGNTILVDTPGIGGSGEVTQKLLDYLPNAVSFIFVINVGSAGGMQNDRLPEILRSITLLQLDDEMPCFDSQDVMFVTNKWDTIESNAEGSDENSSDEDDVTKTWKTLKANIKKHWPSVKEENIYRLSLKDIDKRNIYSAEYDKFLTALKSNAKKSENSRVLQHLRFLKDLLTNISKGLNARLELRQMSERDQHHLEEAHNKKIKTITDECVQIKDTLRKKTQKAIEDTAEACYDYMLTPAGKDKVLNPPGHKPIMKIDWQPNVFTEKVQERVKMYVSEYLQTKDVLQKFRKIKDETASFYQKKSSDLSKMETGWTGCTEDKTSKTPTLSKEDSELSTASFVGIVLATSPLWIPLLATGVGLTIAASPIIFPIVKFLGRDKRKEKLIDEEYRRCLLSIKGLICKELETNQGSVINKFVDRVTDDLILGRIQSLQKMIHQLSKSRSEIISNVDTLSYLAKNIKSIEGSATELLDFVAQEVKATETGMH, encoded by the exons ATGCAGCGATGGAAAGACAG GGCGCAGTCCCAAGTCGCACGATCGACGTCGCCAAACGAAAGTCAAGTACAG ACAAATGTTCCTGTTTCGGAGGGAGTGTCGATAAATAACGATGGACAAAATAG ATGCTGCTCTTTAGAAGAGGGACagtttgtaaaagaaaaagtcatATCAATGTACCGTAAGTTAGAAATCATTCTAAAGAGTGATGAATACTTGGAGGATCTTCGTTTTGAGCTAGACCATTCCAATCCAAATTATCTCACAGTTCTCCAGAAAAGAATTAAAGATATGGAGAAATCTGACCATGGAATTGTTGTTGCAg GGGAAACAAGCGCGGGAAAAACAACACTAATCAATAAGCTACTGAATAGGAGACTTTTTAAAGGCAGAAACTTGGAAACAACATCAACTATTATTAAACTACGAAATTCAGAAAGAATCAAAATCATCACTGAAAGTGATGCAGGAAAGattgaagaaaaagattttacaGATAAATGTGACCTTGCAAGTAAAGATGGAGTGAAGGTATTGagggattttttaaaagatatgacAGACATGACTGCGTCTCAAAGGAGTGCCCAAATTCGAAATGTTGACATTAGCCTCCCCATTCCCTTTCTACAG GGCAACACAATTCTTGTGGACACACCGGGGATCGGAGGTTCAGGGGAAGTTACTCAAAAACTGTTGGACTACCTACCAAATGCTGTTTCATTTATCTTCGTGATCAACGTGGGGAGTGCTGGTGGAATGCAAAATGACAGG CTTCCAGAGATACTCAGATCAATAACTCTCCTGCAATTGGACGATGAAATGCCATGTTTTGATTCACAGGATGTAATGTTTGTAACAAATAAGTGGGATACAATTGAAAGCAATGCTGAGGGAAGTGACGAAAACAGCAGCGACGAGGATGACGTAACAAAAACGTGGAAAACTCTCAAGGcgaacattaaaaaacattGGCCATCTGTTAAAGaggaaaatatttacagattgAGTCTAAAAGAC attgataaacgaaatatttattcTGCCGAGTACGACAAATTTCTGACTGCTCTGAAATCAAATGCGAAGAAATCGGAAAACAGTAGAGTCCTTCAGCATTTAag gtttttaaaagatttactgaCCAATATATCAAAAGGATTGAATGCAAGGCTTGAATTAAGACAGATGAGTGAGAGAGACCAACACCATTTGGAAGAAGCTCacaacaaaaagataaaaacgaTAACTGATGAATGTGTACAG ATCAAAGATACGTTGCGTAAGAAAACCCAAAAGGCTATAGAGGATACAGCAGAAGCATGTTATGACTACATGCTTACACCAGCGGGAAAAGACAAAGTTCTCAACCCGCCAGGTCACAAACCTATCATGAAAATTGATTGGCAACCAAATGTCTTTACTGAAAAAGTCCAAGAAAGAGTCAAAATGTACGTTTCAGAATACTTACAAACTAAAGATGTTTTGCAAaagtttagaaaaataaaagatgaaacagcttctttttaccaaaaaaaatcatccGATCTCTCCAAAATGGAAACTGGTTGGACTGGTTGTACTGAAGATAAGACAAGTAAGACGCCTACACTGTCTAAAGAAGATTCAGAGCTCTCAACAGCATCTTTTGTTGGGATTGTTCTTGCAACATCACCACTGTGGATACCCTTACTTGCTACTGGAGTTGGTTTAACTATCGCTGCAAGCCCAATTATTTTCCCAATTGTAAAATTTCTTGGTCGAGATAAACGAAAAGAAAAGCTCATAGACGAAGAATATAGAAGATGTCTTTTGTCCATCAAAGGATTAATCTGCAAGGAACTTGAAACAAATCAAGGCAGCGTCATTAATAAGTTTGTAGATAGAGTAACAGACGACTTGATTCTAGGACGAATACAATCCCTGCAAAAGATGATCCATCAACTATCGAAGTCGCGTAGCGAAATAATATCAAACGTGGATACCCTTTCTTATTTGGCAAAGAACATTAAAAGTATCGAGGGATCTGCAACAGAATTGCTAGATTTTGTTGCTCAAGAGGTAAAAGCGACCGAGACAGGAATGCACTAA
- the LOC128172976 gene encoding uncharacterized protein LOC128172976 isoform X2 encodes MYRKLEIILKSDEYLEDLRFELDHSNPNYLTVLQKRIKDMEKSDHGIVVAGETSAGKTTLINKLLNRRLFKGRNLETTSTIIKLRNSERIKIITESDAGKIEEKDFTDKCDLASKDGVKVLRDFLKDMTDMTASQRSAQIRNVDISLPIPFLQGNTILVDTPGIGGSGEVTQKLLDYLPNAVSFIFVINVGSAGGMQNDRLPEILRSITLLQLDDEMPCFDSQDVMFVTNKWDTIESNAEGSDENSSDEDDVTKTWKTLKANIKKHWPSVKEENIYRLSLKDIDKRNIYSAEYDKFLTALKSNAKKSENSRVLQHLRFLKDLLTNISKGLNARLELRQMSERDQHHLEEAHNKKIKTITDECVQIKDTLRKKTQKAIEDTAEACYDYMLTPAGKDKVLNPPGHKPIMKIDWQPNVFTEKVQERVKMYVSEYLQTKDVLQKFRKIKDETASFYQKKSSDLSKMETGWTGCTEDKTSKTPTLSKEDSELSTASFVGIVLATSPLWIPLLATGVGLTIAASPIIFPIVKFLGRDKRKEKLIDEEYRRCLLSIKGLICKELETNQGSVINKFVDRVTDDLILGRIQSLQKMIHQLSKSRSEIISNVDTLSYLAKNIKSIEGSATELLDFVAQEVKATETGMH; translated from the exons ATGTACCGTAAGTTAGAAATCATTCTAAAGAGTGATGAATACTTGGAGGATCTTCGTTTTGAGCTAGACCATTCCAATCCAAATTATCTCACAGTTCTCCAGAAAAGAATTAAAGATATGGAGAAATCTGACCATGGAATTGTTGTTGCAg GGGAAACAAGCGCGGGAAAAACAACACTAATCAATAAGCTACTGAATAGGAGACTTTTTAAAGGCAGAAACTTGGAAACAACATCAACTATTATTAAACTACGAAATTCAGAAAGAATCAAAATCATCACTGAAAGTGATGCAGGAAAGattgaagaaaaagattttacaGATAAATGTGACCTTGCAAGTAAAGATGGAGTGAAGGTATTGagggattttttaaaagatatgacAGACATGACTGCGTCTCAAAGGAGTGCCCAAATTCGAAATGTTGACATTAGCCTCCCCATTCCCTTTCTACAG GGCAACACAATTCTTGTGGACACACCGGGGATCGGAGGTTCAGGGGAAGTTACTCAAAAACTGTTGGACTACCTACCAAATGCTGTTTCATTTATCTTCGTGATCAACGTGGGGAGTGCTGGTGGAATGCAAAATGACAGG CTTCCAGAGATACTCAGATCAATAACTCTCCTGCAATTGGACGATGAAATGCCATGTTTTGATTCACAGGATGTAATGTTTGTAACAAATAAGTGGGATACAATTGAAAGCAATGCTGAGGGAAGTGACGAAAACAGCAGCGACGAGGATGACGTAACAAAAACGTGGAAAACTCTCAAGGcgaacattaaaaaacattGGCCATCTGTTAAAGaggaaaatatttacagattgAGTCTAAAAGAC attgataaacgaaatatttattcTGCCGAGTACGACAAATTTCTGACTGCTCTGAAATCAAATGCGAAGAAATCGGAAAACAGTAGAGTCCTTCAGCATTTAag gtttttaaaagatttactgaCCAATATATCAAAAGGATTGAATGCAAGGCTTGAATTAAGACAGATGAGTGAGAGAGACCAACACCATTTGGAAGAAGCTCacaacaaaaagataaaaacgaTAACTGATGAATGTGTACAG ATCAAAGATACGTTGCGTAAGAAAACCCAAAAGGCTATAGAGGATACAGCAGAAGCATGTTATGACTACATGCTTACACCAGCGGGAAAAGACAAAGTTCTCAACCCGCCAGGTCACAAACCTATCATGAAAATTGATTGGCAACCAAATGTCTTTACTGAAAAAGTCCAAGAAAGAGTCAAAATGTACGTTTCAGAATACTTACAAACTAAAGATGTTTTGCAAaagtttagaaaaataaaagatgaaacagcttctttttaccaaaaaaaatcatccGATCTCTCCAAAATGGAAACTGGTTGGACTGGTTGTACTGAAGATAAGACAAGTAAGACGCCTACACTGTCTAAAGAAGATTCAGAGCTCTCAACAGCATCTTTTGTTGGGATTGTTCTTGCAACATCACCACTGTGGATACCCTTACTTGCTACTGGAGTTGGTTTAACTATCGCTGCAAGCCCAATTATTTTCCCAATTGTAAAATTTCTTGGTCGAGATAAACGAAAAGAAAAGCTCATAGACGAAGAATATAGAAGATGTCTTTTGTCCATCAAAGGATTAATCTGCAAGGAACTTGAAACAAATCAAGGCAGCGTCATTAATAAGTTTGTAGATAGAGTAACAGACGACTTGATTCTAGGACGAATACAATCCCTGCAAAAGATGATCCATCAACTATCGAAGTCGCGTAGCGAAATAATATCAAACGTGGATACCCTTTCTTATTTGGCAAAGAACATTAAAAGTATCGAGGGATCTGCAACAGAATTGCTAGATTTTGTTGCTCAAGAGGTAAAAGCGACCGAGACAGGAATGCACTAA